From Desulfofalx alkaliphila DSM 12257, one genomic window encodes:
- a CDS encoding cysteine hydrolase family protein, with amino-acid sequence MKRLNREEFIQASTSTLVEILDQLEGVSHAKLSEFEPQNTVLIIIDMINGFVREGALKSPRAESLIPVITDLGQRCQSLSIPVLAFADCHTEKSPEFDSYPSHCLAGSSESQLVSELQQLENIKVIPKNSTNGFLEREFQEWLQDNPQVTNFIVVGVCTDICIQQFTIALKAYFNIKDRRVRVVVPINGVDTYDGGIHNGDLMQVMALFFMMGNGVEIVSQLS; translated from the coding sequence ATGAAAAGGTTAAATAGGGAGGAATTTATCCAAGCAAGCACTTCCACCTTGGTTGAAATACTGGACCAGTTAGAAGGGGTTTCCCATGCAAAACTATCTGAATTTGAGCCCCAAAACACTGTATTAATTATTATTGATATGATAAACGGTTTTGTCAGGGAAGGGGCCCTGAAAAGCCCCCGGGCAGAGTCACTTATTCCTGTGATCACCGATTTGGGACAAAGATGTCAAAGTCTATCCATACCGGTGCTGGCCTTTGCCGACTGTCACACTGAAAAATCACCGGAGTTTGACAGTTATCCTTCCCACTGCCTTGCCGGCAGCTCTGAAAGTCAGCTGGTAAGTGAACTGCAACAATTAGAAAATATTAAAGTAATCCCCAAAAACTCTACAAATGGATTTTTAGAGAGGGAATTTCAAGAATGGTTACAAGACAACCCACAGGTAACCAATTTTATCGTGGTGGGGGTTTGTACTGACATTTGCATCCAACAGTTTACCATAGCATTAAAGGCATACTTTAATATTAAAGATAGACGAGTGCGTGTTGTGGTGCCCATAAATGGGGTGGATACTTATGACGGCGGTATTCATAACGGTGATTTGATGCAGGTGATGGCCTTGTTTTTTATGATGGGTAACGGTGTAGAAATAGTGAGCCAACTAAGCTAA
- a CDS encoding IclR family transcriptional regulator, which yields MGDNRVQALDRAIDILEELSRQPDGLGVTGLGSVLGLHKSTVHRLLNTLMHRGYVEKNISNDKYRLGLKVIELGQSRLENIEIRKEARPFLKNLMKLTNETVHLSMMDNGEIVYIDKVESLNTVRMCSRVGLRAPVHCTAMGKAVVAFWPDEKVRKIIKEKGLVRKTNNTITDYEKLLVEFDLIRKNGYAVDNEENDPGIRCVAAPVRNYSGEVIASISVSGPSSRITKERIDELASKAMDTALNISRQLGYRGNI from the coding sequence TTGGGGGATAACAGGGTTCAAGCATTGGATCGGGCAATAGATATATTGGAAGAGCTATCTAGGCAACCTGACGGTTTAGGCGTTACGGGACTGGGTTCGGTGCTGGGTTTACACAAAAGTACCGTCCATCGTCTGCTTAACACCTTAATGCACCGGGGTTATGTGGAGAAAAATATAAGTAATGATAAATATCGGCTTGGCCTGAAGGTAATTGAACTTGGTCAATCTCGATTAGAAAATATTGAGATTCGCAAAGAAGCCAGACCGTTTTTAAAGAATTTAATGAAACTAACTAACGAGACTGTACATCTCAGCATGATGGATAACGGGGAAATTGTGTACATTGATAAGGTGGAAAGTTTAAACACAGTGCGCATGTGTTCCCGGGTAGGTTTGCGGGCACCGGTTCATTGTACTGCCATGGGCAAAGCCGTAGTGGCATTCTGGCCTGATGAAAAGGTTAGAAAAATTATCAAGGAAAAGGGTTTAGTACGAAAAACTAACAATACCATTACAGACTATGAAAAACTTTTGGTGGAATTTGACTTAATTAGAAAAAACGGATATGCAGTGGACAATGAAGAAAACGACCCCGGTATTCGTTGTGTGGCAGCCCCGGTAAGAAATTATTCAGGAGAAGTAATAGCTTCAATTAGCGTGTCCGGTCCCAGCAGCCGGATAACAAAGGAACGAATTGACGAATTGGCTAGTAAAGCTATGGATACGGCTCTGAATATTTCTCGACAACTTGGTTATAGAGGTAATATTTAA
- a CDS encoding SDR family NAD(P)-dependent oxidoreductase → MFDLSDKVILFVGGGGGLGRTISLGLAKAGANVIPVSRNVERNKDLVAEIEALGRKSLLTSLDATNEDDVKRLVAELVEKFGRIDVLINAAGKNYKKPVLELTAEEWDDVMAVNLKGTFLCCKYVGEKMIAQGGGKIINIASLGSHLGITRSSAYCASKGGVLQLTKVLSAEWAAHGINVNCISPGYFKTPLTEKMLSEKETYNSIVNRTPMKRLGVPEDLVGATIFLASEASNFVTGSTIAVEGGFLSLAL, encoded by the coding sequence ATGTTTGATTTATCAGATAAGGTGATACTTTTTGTGGGTGGTGGCGGAGGTTTGGGCCGCACCATCAGTTTAGGCTTGGCAAAGGCAGGGGCAAATGTCATTCCGGTAAGCAGAAACGTGGAACGCAACAAAGATCTGGTGGCTGAAATCGAAGCCCTGGGCAGAAAGTCACTGCTCACCTCTTTGGATGCAACCAATGAAGATGATGTAAAACGTTTGGTTGCAGAGCTTGTAGAAAAGTTTGGCCGCATAGATGTACTGATTAATGCCGCCGGCAAAAACTATAAAAAGCCGGTCTTAGAGCTCACCGCAGAGGAATGGGATGATGTGATGGCTGTTAATTTAAAGGGAACATTCCTTTGCTGCAAGTATGTGGGTGAAAAAATGATTGCCCAAGGGGGAGGAAAGATTATCAACATTGCATCCTTGGGCTCTCACCTTGGCATCACCAGGTCTTCCGCCTACTGTGCCAGTAAGGGTGGGGTTTTACAGTTAACTAAGGTGTTATCGGCAGAGTGGGCTGCCCACGGCATTAATGTTAATTGTATTTCCCCCGGCTACTTTAAGACCCCCCTCACTGAAAAGATGCTCTCTGAAAAAGAAACCTATAATAGCATTGTTAACCGTACGCCTATGAAAAGGCTGGGTGTACCTGAGGATTTAGTGGGGGCAACTATTTTCCTTGCTTCTGAGGCTTCTAACTTTGTTACAGGCTCCACCATCGCTGTGGAAGGTGGATTCCTTTCCCTGGCCTTGTAA
- a CDS encoding OmpA family protein, with amino-acid sequence MSNNRRQRNDEKFDESWLIPYADLLTLLLALFIVLFASSTIDSQKYNALKDALSAAFSGPRVIDTDTLPQTILENMEKSNQEIELVQLKQQLDLYIMEHNLDMDLKTTLAEGSLLITIRDYALFDSGKADVKPESKNTLVAMSNILEKYPNYEVVVSGHTDNVPINNIEFESNWDLSSKRAINFMKILLSNEKLNPYRFSAIGYGEYRPIATNETEEGRAQNRRVEVAIKPAANDKTYITLDEH; translated from the coding sequence ATGAGTAATAATAGACGGCAACGAAATGATGAAAAATTTGATGAATCTTGGCTTATTCCCTATGCAGATTTACTGACCTTACTATTGGCTTTATTTATAGTTCTTTTTGCCTCGAGCACCATTGACAGCCAAAAATACAACGCCCTCAAAGATGCGCTCAGTGCTGCCTTTAGCGGTCCTAGGGTGATAGACACCGATACCTTACCCCAAACAATACTAGAAAACATGGAAAAATCAAACCAGGAAATAGAACTGGTCCAGTTGAAACAGCAACTGGACCTATACATCATGGAGCACAATTTAGATATGGATTTAAAAACTACACTGGCAGAAGGTAGTTTGTTGATTACAATCCGTGACTATGCCTTATTTGATTCCGGCAAGGCAGATGTAAAACCGGAGTCGAAAAACACCCTGGTTGCCATGTCAAATATTTTGGAAAAGTACCCTAATTATGAAGTGGTTGTATCCGGACACACAGACAATGTACCAATAAATAACATAGAATTTGAATCTAACTGGGACCTCAGTTCCAAACGGGCAATAAATTTTATGAAAATACTGCTGTCAAATGAAAAATTAAACCCCTACCGCTTCAGTGCAATTGGCTATGGTGAGTATCGCCCCATTGCAACCAATGAAACAGAAGAGGGCAGGGCACAGAATCGCAGGGTTGAAGTAGCCATTAAACCGGCTGCAAATGACAAAACATACATTACCTTAGATGAGCACTAA
- the motA gene encoding flagellar motor stator protein MotA, with amino-acid sequence MEKSTFIGIVAGVLAVVLGLIFKGASLSALWNPAAYIIIFGGTFACLFVGFPMGELKRLPAVFRIVFLKQNLIPKAELVKLFVNLAVYTRREGLLALESQMDEIDDRFLKNGIQMVVDGTEPGVLKNVLMEEIYATEERHRVGALMFSQAGTYAPTLGVLGAVIGLITALGNLADVDKLGESIAAAFVATLLGIFSGYVLWHPMANKVKRLSKREIELKEMMIEGVLSIQLARSPIIIEQNLLVYLSPEERQQYLAQKESAGNG; translated from the coding sequence ATGGAAAAATCGACTTTTATCGGTATAGTTGCCGGAGTACTTGCGGTTGTCCTTGGTTTAATTTTTAAAGGGGCCAGTTTATCTGCATTATGGAACCCTGCGGCATACATAATTATTTTTGGCGGCACCTTTGCCTGTTTATTTGTAGGTTTTCCCATGGGCGAGTTAAAAAGATTACCGGCCGTGTTTAGAATTGTTTTTCTAAAACAAAACCTGATACCCAAGGCAGAATTAGTAAAATTATTTGTAAACCTGGCTGTATATACAAGGCGTGAGGGATTATTAGCGCTGGAATCTCAAATGGATGAAATTGACGACCGGTTTTTAAAGAACGGTATTCAAATGGTGGTGGACGGTACAGAACCCGGGGTTTTAAAAAATGTCCTCATGGAGGAAATATATGCCACCGAAGAGCGTCACCGGGTTGGTGCCCTAATGTTTTCACAGGCGGGGACCTATGCACCTACTTTAGGAGTTTTGGGAGCCGTTATTGGTTTAATAACAGCACTGGGCAATTTAGCAGATGTTGATAAACTCGGTGAATCCATTGCGGCAGCCTTTGTGGCCACCCTGCTGGGTATTTTCTCCGGTTATGTATTGTGGCACCCCATGGCTAACAAAGTAAAACGGCTGTCTAAAAGAGAGATTGAGCTTAAGGAAATGATGATAGAGGGAGTTTTATCTATTCAACTGGCTAGATCACCAATTATTATCGAGCAAAATTTATTAGTTTATCTATCACCGGAGGAACGCCAACAATATCTAGCTCAAAAAGAGAGCGCAGGTAATGGATAA
- a CDS encoding ATP-binding protein, whose product MARVFATCPASIMLVSSANPCPCGYYGDSPKECN is encoded by the coding sequence CTGGCCAGAGTCTTCGCTACCTGTCCGGCAAGTATCATGTTGGTATCCTCAGCCAATCCCTGCCCCTGCGGTTATTATGGCGATAGTCCTAAGGAATGTAATTAA
- a CDS encoding sirohydrochlorin chelatase, whose protein sequence is MKEGVLLLGHGSRRDEGNVELRQILEEVKKRGPKDRVYQCSFLQFTQPTLDEGIKYLVSAGVEKIIVVPLFLVSGTHIRQDIPNKLMLQKNKHPHIKFVYAEHLGSDARIADIVLDRIKGASRLVE, encoded by the coding sequence TTGAAAGAAGGAGTATTGTTGTTAGGTCACGGCAGTCGCCGGGATGAAGGTAATGTTGAATTGCGGCAGATATTGGAAGAAGTAAAAAAAAGAGGTCCAAAGGATCGAGTATATCAGTGCAGTTTTTTACAGTTTACCCAACCTACCTTAGATGAAGGGATAAAATATTTAGTATCCGCAGGGGTGGAAAAGATAATTGTGGTGCCTTTATTTTTGGTGTCCGGCACCCATATCAGGCAGGATATTCCTAACAAATTAATGTTACAGAAAAACAAACATCCTCATATAAAATTTGTCTATGCTGAGCACTTGGGAAGTGATGCTCGCATAGCTGATATTGTACTGGATAGGATTAAAGGCGCAAGCCGGCTGGTGGAATAA
- a CDS encoding YifB family Mg chelatase-like AAA ATPase, with protein MLAIVNSVALQGLDGLIVKVEVDVSVGLPRLDLVGLPDTAVRESKERVRAAIKNSGFEFPVKRITVNLAPADIRKEGPVYDLPIAIGILAASGQIPMDKCSDYIFIGELSLDGAIRAVNGSLPAALAVKEHHYKSMVVPASNAPEAALVQEVDVYPASSLSQLVSSLIDNGEFTPFTVDIDELLNNTSSPILDFAEVKGQLAPKRAMEVAAAGGHNILLIGSPGSGKTMLARRLPGILPELTLAEAMEVTKVHSLAGLLKPNQALVTERPFRSPHHSASPASIVGGGSIPKPGEISLAHNGVLFLDEILEFRKDVLESLRQPLEDGQVSITRVQSSLTYPASIMLVSSANPCPCGYYGDSSKECNCTPYQIQRYLRRLSGPLLDRIDMHIEVPRLDYSDLENTEPGEPSALIKKRVEKAREIQRKRFSQSNARVGCNAHMPASLVRKHCTATDEAKSLLRTAFKQLNLSARSHDKILRVARTIADLANSNIIEANHIAEAIQYRNLESELFN; from the coding sequence ATGTTAGCCATTGTTAACAGCGTTGCCCTCCAGGGTTTAGACGGCCTTATTGTTAAAGTTGAGGTGGACGTTTCTGTAGGCTTGCCAAGGCTGGACCTGGTGGGCCTGCCCGATACGGCAGTGCGTGAATCAAAAGAAAGAGTGCGGGCCGCTATTAAAAATTCCGGTTTTGAATTTCCCGTTAAGCGCATTACAGTAAATTTAGCCCCTGCAGATATTCGCAAAGAGGGCCCGGTGTATGACCTGCCCATTGCCATCGGTATTTTGGCTGCATCGGGTCAAATACCAATGGATAAATGTTCAGATTATATTTTTATAGGTGAACTCTCTTTGGATGGTGCAATACGTGCTGTTAACGGCTCACTGCCGGCTGCTTTGGCAGTTAAAGAGCATCATTATAAAAGCATGGTGGTGCCTGCAAGTAACGCTCCGGAGGCAGCCTTGGTTCAGGAGGTGGATGTATATCCCGCAAGTTCTTTGTCCCAATTGGTGTCATCATTAATAGATAACGGAGAGTTTACACCCTTCACTGTGGATATAGATGAATTGCTCAATAATACTTCTTCACCTATCTTAGATTTTGCCGAAGTGAAAGGACAGTTGGCTCCCAAAAGAGCCATGGAAGTAGCCGCAGCAGGCGGTCATAACATACTACTGATCGGCAGTCCCGGTTCCGGAAAAACAATGCTGGCCCGCCGCCTGCCCGGTATATTGCCTGAGCTCACCCTTGCGGAAGCAATGGAAGTGACCAAGGTGCACAGCTTGGCCGGTCTGCTGAAACCAAACCAGGCGCTGGTAACAGAGCGCCCCTTTCGCTCCCCCCACCATTCCGCATCCCCGGCCAGCATTGTGGGCGGCGGCAGCATTCCCAAGCCCGGCGAGATATCGCTGGCCCATAATGGGGTCTTGTTTTTAGATGAAATATTAGAATTCCGTAAGGATGTACTGGAATCACTGCGCCAACCGCTGGAAGACGGTCAAGTTTCTATTACCAGGGTGCAGTCTTCGCTCACCTATCCCGCAAGCATCATGCTGGTATCCTCAGCCAATCCCTGCCCTTGCGGTTATTATGGCGACAGCTCTAAGGAATGTAATTGCACACCCTATCAAATACAGCGTTATTTAAGGCGTTTATCGGGGCCCCTTCTCGATCGTATAGATATGCACATAGAGGTTCCCAGGTTGGATTATAGTGACCTTGAAAATACTGAACCCGGCGAGCCATCGGCACTGATAAAAAAACGTGTTGAAAAAGCACGGGAGATACAAAGAAAACGTTTTTCCCAATCCAATGCCAGGGTTGGCTGCAACGCCCATATGCCTGCATCGCTGGTTAGAAAACATTGCACCGCCACCGATGAAGCCAAATCCCTGCTGAGAACGGCCTTCAAGCAACTTAATTTATCAGCCCGCAGCCATGACAAAATTTTAAGGGTGGCCCGCACAATTGCCGACCTGGCTAACAGTAACATAATAGAAGCAAACCATATAGCAGAAGCCATTCAATACAGAAATTTAGAAAGTGAATTATTTAATTAG
- a CDS encoding zinc-dependent alcohol dehydrogenase, producing MSNIINDKMKAVVYQGKEQISIQEVAIPELTEGEVLIKVHYAGICGSDLSIYSGKHPRAKAPLIMGHEFTGEVVKTCLPDGAKIKVGDRVTVYPLISCGRCQPCLTGNGHVCRSLKLVGIDCDGGFAEYVKVDADKVFKIPDNMAMDVACLIEPLAVAVHAVRKSTLKAGDTAVVIGGGPIGLLTAMTARYAGASNVIICEVSPTRIKLAKELGFTVLNSANNPLEEVMALTDNNGADVVFEAAGAAPTALLATQLVKITGEIVVVGVFKEATPVDLQAVNFRELKMIGVRVYTPKDYQVALEMLRNDESIAKVISHRIKFNEAQRAIDLMIQAENSMKLLLHP from the coding sequence GTGAGTAACATTATAAATGACAAAATGAAAGCAGTGGTTTATCAGGGTAAGGAGCAAATTAGTATTCAGGAAGTAGCTATACCTGAGCTAACCGAGGGTGAAGTGCTAATAAAAGTACACTATGCAGGAATATGCGGCTCTGATTTGAGCATTTACTCCGGCAAACATCCCCGAGCTAAAGCTCCTTTAATTATGGGACATGAGTTCACAGGAGAAGTGGTAAAAACTTGCCTACCGGACGGAGCAAAAATTAAAGTTGGGGATCGGGTGACAGTATACCCATTGATCAGCTGCGGACGGTGCCAACCTTGCCTTACCGGCAATGGACACGTTTGCAGAAGTTTAAAACTGGTGGGTATTGACTGCGACGGAGGTTTTGCGGAATACGTCAAGGTAGATGCAGATAAGGTTTTTAAAATACCCGACAATATGGCGATGGATGTGGCCTGTTTAATAGAGCCCCTGGCTGTGGCTGTACACGCCGTGAGAAAATCTACCCTTAAAGCAGGTGACACGGCGGTGGTAATCGGTGGAGGGCCAATTGGTTTATTGACTGCAATGACGGCACGTTACGCCGGAGCTTCCAATGTGATTATTTGTGAAGTCAGTCCGACAAGAATAAAGCTGGCCAAAGAACTGGGCTTTACAGTGTTGAATTCCGCTAATAACCCCTTGGAAGAGGTAATGGCACTCACAGACAATAATGGTGCCGATGTGGTTTTTGAGGCTGCCGGGGCTGCACCCACCGCCCTATTGGCTACGCAGCTGGTTAAAATAACCGGTGAAATTGTGGTGGTGGGTGTGTTTAAGGAAGCTACACCGGTGGACTTGCAGGCGGTAAACTTTAGAGAACTAAAGATGATAGGAGTAAGGGTTTATACCCCCAAAGACTATCAAGTTGCATTGGAAATGCTGCGCAATGATGAGAGCATTGCTAAAGTTATTTCCCACCGTATAAAGTTTAATGAAGCCCAAAGGGCAATAGATCTTATGATTCAGGCAGAAAATTCTATGAAGCTTTTGTTGCATCCCTAA
- a CDS encoding TRAP transporter small permease produces the protein MGLLKKLDDHLEEYLLIGLLSTAVVLIATQVFMRYVMSSSLSWTEEMARFLFIWLVYIGISYGIKMKRHIKIDAALILLPEKGKKIVWIIADLLFIVFCYFVIKQGMMLVIDLYNYGQTSPALGIPMAYVYLAAPLGLSLAVIRLIQSIIQSIRDFNKSEPQDDEIEASF, from the coding sequence ATGGGCCTGTTAAAAAAATTAGATGATCACTTAGAAGAATATTTACTCATTGGACTACTTTCTACAGCCGTGGTCCTAATAGCAACCCAGGTGTTCATGCGCTATGTAATGTCTTCTTCCCTTTCTTGGACAGAAGAAATGGCCCGCTTTCTTTTCATATGGTTGGTATATATTGGCATTAGCTACGGTATAAAAATGAAACGCCATATCAAAATTGATGCGGCCCTGATTCTTCTTCCGGAAAAAGGGAAAAAAATTGTTTGGATTATTGCCGACCTACTGTTCATAGTATTTTGCTACTTTGTTATTAAGCAGGGCATGATGCTGGTAATTGATTTATATAACTATGGACAGACTTCACCGGCCTTGGGCATTCCAATGGCTTATGTGTACTTGGCAGCTCCCTTGGGTCTTTCGCTGGCTGTAATTCGATTAATACAAAGTATAATCCAGTCAATTCGGGATTTTAATAAAAGTGAACCACAAGATGATGAAATAGAGGCATCCTTTTAA
- a CDS encoding PH domain-containing protein: MMWSKPQRLHPLAALITALKLLKDLLLPLLILLISQGLQQQSPLLWILMTCGVVFALVLAWGFISWYRFTYYLTDQDLNVQQGVLVHKKSYIPRERIQGIDLNQGVLQRLFGLVTVQVETAGGNKPEAVLTAVSRRQAEQLRLELLRTKDLLSDQEQGRHDSLTKKIHIRRLILLGATSGSGLGLVLSLFSGIWAMLNNAGLDWESYFIWIWQRWDTLQVVPVVLLFLWLLALLGMVLKYGGFTLTRHGDRLQINYGFLQERQVSIPVKRIQAVRLVEGVLRQPWGYGTLEVESAGYGLKGGEKVVLWPLAHKKELNSLLEEFLPEFARQVPLQGLPARAKWRYIRRSLLQVAIVVLPVTVFLYHLYGAKALYALCLLPLAVIWGYLKHRDAGWGLHGEMLALRYRNLARTSLWTPRPCVQFMNMGYTPFQGRANLRTFNIGLASRANFGLVDISRKQGEQLMTWYRPFSAHLR; this comes from the coding sequence ATGATGTGGTCTAAACCGCAGCGTTTACACCCCCTTGCTGCACTGATAACTGCCCTAAAATTGTTGAAGGACTTACTGCTGCCCTTGCTTATTTTACTGATTTCCCAGGGATTGCAGCAGCAATCACCCCTGCTGTGGATACTAATGACATGCGGTGTAGTTTTTGCTTTGGTGTTGGCCTGGGGATTTATTTCATGGTATAGGTTTACCTATTATCTAACGGATCAAGACTTAAATGTACAGCAGGGTGTGCTGGTGCACAAAAAAAGTTATATACCCCGGGAAAGGATTCAAGGCATTGATTTAAACCAAGGTGTATTGCAGCGCTTATTCGGCCTTGTTACGGTTCAGGTAGAAACAGCCGGAGGCAATAAACCAGAAGCTGTGTTGACGGCGGTGTCCCGCCGGCAGGCAGAACAACTGCGTTTGGAACTGTTAAGGACCAAAGACTTGTTATCAGATCAAGAGCAAGGGCGGCATGACTCTTTAACTAAGAAAATACACATCAGGAGGCTTATCTTGCTGGGTGCAACATCTGGCAGCGGTTTAGGTCTGGTGCTTTCTCTTTTTTCCGGTATATGGGCAATGCTAAACAATGCTGGTCTTGACTGGGAGAGTTATTTTATTTGGATATGGCAGAGGTGGGATACACTCCAAGTTGTGCCAGTGGTTTTACTGTTTTTGTGGTTACTGGCCCTGTTAGGTATGGTATTAAAATACGGCGGTTTTACCCTTACTCGCCATGGTGACAGGCTACAAATTAATTATGGCTTCTTACAAGAGCGACAGGTGTCAATTCCTGTAAAGCGTATTCAGGCTGTTCGTTTGGTGGAAGGAGTGCTGCGTCAACCGTGGGGCTATGGTACATTAGAGGTTGAAAGTGCCGGTTACGGACTGAAAGGTGGGGAAAAAGTGGTGCTGTGGCCCTTAGCACACAAAAAGGAGCTAAACAGTCTGCTTGAAGAATTTTTACCTGAATTTGCCCGGCAAGTACCGCTGCAAGGGTTGCCTGCCAGAGCCAAGTGGCGTTATATAAGACGTAGCCTGCTGCAGGTTGCCATTGTTGTGCTACCGGTTACGGTATTTCTCTATCATTTGTATGGTGCCAAGGCACTTTATGCTCTCTGTCTATTACCCTTGGCCGTCATATGGGGGTACTTAAAACACCGCGATGCAGGATGGGGGCTGCACGGGGAAATGCTGGCCTTGCGTTATCGCAACCTGGCCCGTACCAGCCTATGGACGCCCAGGCCCTGCGTGCAATTTATGAATATGGGTTACACGCCCTTCCAAGGCCGGGCTAATCTGCGTACCTTTAATATAGGGTTGGCATCAAGGGCTAATTTCGGACTGGTTGATATTTCGCGAAAACAAGGAGAACAATTAATGACTTGGTATCGTCCTTTTAGTGCTCATCTAAGGTAA
- a CDS encoding TRAP transporter substrate-binding protein — MRKKLIFIVVAVMMAALLLAGCGGGGSGEQAGGDQDVYKLKIGSPLADTHPGHDAFVKFKELVEEKSDGRFQVEIFANQVLGGDRELIEAVQMGTVDMMLTSTSPVANFDKNYYLFDLPFLFPDRETAYAVLDGEVGQALLDSVASQGIKGLGYWENGFRHITNNVKPIESISDLKGLKIRTMENQLHLSAWKTLGANPTPMAFGELFTGLQQGTVDGQENPLALIDSNKFYEVQDYLTMSGHIYTPFVVFMNLDYYNNLPEDLQQIVMEAMQESSEYQRDLMVKEETKSLEVIKAGNTEVNELSEDVKAEMVELLKPVYDEGAELMGSRELIDKLMAEVESLTN, encoded by the coding sequence ATGCGCAAAAAGTTAATTTTTATAGTAGTTGCCGTGATGATGGCGGCACTGCTGCTGGCAGGATGTGGCGGTGGCGGAAGTGGTGAACAGGCAGGTGGCGACCAAGACGTTTACAAGTTGAAAATCGGTTCACCCTTGGCAGATACCCACCCCGGTCATGATGCTTTTGTGAAGTTTAAAGAACTTGTTGAAGAAAAAAGTGACGGCAGATTTCAAGTGGAAATTTTTGCCAACCAGGTACTGGGTGGAGACCGTGAACTAATTGAGGCGGTGCAAATGGGTACCGTTGACATGATGCTCACATCCACCTCTCCGGTGGCTAACTTTGACAAAAATTACTACCTCTTTGACCTGCCCTTCCTGTTCCCCGATAGAGAAACTGCCTATGCGGTACTGGATGGGGAAGTGGGACAAGCATTGTTGGACAGCGTAGCCAGCCAGGGAATTAAAGGTTTAGGTTACTGGGAGAATGGTTTTAGACATATTACCAACAACGTTAAGCCCATTGAATCCATCAGTGACTTAAAGGGCCTGAAAATTAGAACAATGGAAAACCAACTGCACCTATCCGCTTGGAAAACACTGGGTGCTAACCCCACTCCCATGGCATTTGGTGAATTGTTTACCGGTTTACAACAGGGCACTGTAGACGGTCAAGAAAACCCCTTGGCTCTGATTGATTCTAACAAATTTTACGAGGTACAAGATTATCTGACTATGTCCGGCCATATTTATACTCCCTTTGTAGTCTTTATGAACTTAGACTACTATAATAACCTGCCGGAAGATTTACAACAAATTGTTATGGAAGCTATGCAAGAGTCTTCTGAATACCAACGCGATTTAATGGTTAAGGAAGAAACTAAGAGTTTAGAAGTTATTAAAGCAGGTAATACCGAAGTGAACGAACTTTCTGAAGATGTTAAAGCCGAAATGGTTGAGTTACTGAAGCCTGTTTATGACGAAGGTGCTGAACTAATGGGCAGCAGAGAACTAATCGATAAGCTGATGGCTGAAGTTGAAAGCTTGACCAATTAA